TGGGGAAGGCCTCAGTCCACTCGGGAATATCGAGGTTCGAAGTCACGATGGTGCTTTTTCGTTCATAGCGTTCGGCAATGACGTCATGGAAGTCTTCGTCCTGACTGCCCTTGAGGGGCTTGAGGCCGAAGTCGTCGATGATGAGCAGATCGACGCCGGCCAGTTTGGCGAACTGGCGGTCAAAGGCGTTGATGGCCCTGGCTGCATGCAGCTGCGCGAGCATTTTGCTCTGGGTCGTAAAGAGGACATCATGCCCGGCGCGGATGGCGCAATGGCCCAGGGCTTGCGCGATATGGCTCTTGCCGGTCCCGCAGGGCCCCACGATGAAGATGCAGACCTTCTCCTGCATGAAACGGCAGGAGGCAAGATCCATGATCAGGCTGCGGTTGATGTGTGGGTTGAAGGTGAAGTCGAACTCCTCCAGGGTTTTGTGATTGCGGAAGTTGGCCCGGCGCAGTGCCGAGGCCAACTTCTTCTGGGTTCTGCGGGCCACCTCGTCCTGGATGATGGTGGCGAGGAAATCCATGTAGGAGAGTTTCTCGTCGATAGCCTGGCGGTTGCGGCTCTCGATAGAATCAAGAATGCCTGAGAGGCGCAGTTGCTTGAGCATGGGGATCAGATCCGGCATGGGATTCATGGGCGCCTCCTTTCTCAGTGAACCTGAAGCTCAGAGCGTTTTCTGATGAACCGGCCGGATGCCTGGTAGACCGAAGCGAGCGCAGGCTGTGGTTCCTCTTTGAAGGGGACCTGATCGAGTCCTTTCTCGAGGATGGTCTTGACGGCCCGGTAGCGGGGGTTATCGAAGTGCAGGGCCCTCTCACAGGCCTCTTCGAGCCTCCCGGTGCCATACTTCTTGCCGAGGCGGATGACGCCCTGCGCGGCCCGCAGATTATCGAGGACACGGTTGCTAAAAAGTCTGCGGATCAGGCGGTGGCAGTGCTCGCCGACCAGCTCAGCCTGCTTGAGGCACCATTGCGGATCCTGCAGTTTATAGGCCAGGGCCTCGGGTGGAAGATGTTCGTCCACTGTAGCGTGTCTTCCAGGGGTGTAGAGGCGAGGATGAATCGCCACAAGCTCAAAGTCCTTGTAAAGCTTCACGGTCTTCTCCGTTGCCTTGAGCCAGAGCTTGCGGTGCACGAGGCTGAAAGGCGCCGAGTAATAGGCCTTCTCGAACTGCACATGGCAGTTGCCATGGACCTTGGCGTGCGTCCATACGGCCATCTCCGGTGCGACGTCGGGCAAAAGCTTCAGGAACACTTTTTCGGTT
Above is a genomic segment from Desulfatiglans anilini DSM 4660 containing:
- the istB gene encoding IS21-like element helper ATPase IstB encodes the protein MNPMPDLIPMLKQLRLSGILDSIESRNRQAIDEKLSYMDFLATIIQDEVARRTQKKLASALRRANFRNHKTLEEFDFTFNPHINRSLIMDLASCRFMQEKVCIFIVGPCGTGKSHIAQALGHCAIRAGHDVLFTTQSKMLAQLHAARAINAFDRQFAKLAGVDLLIIDDFGLKPLKGSQDEDFHDVIAERYERKSTIVTSNLDIPEWTEAFPNRILGAATIDRLRHGAYKVMLEGKSYRSPRGTQKDQKITCSKTQKTPGQKGGEIG
- the istA gene encoding IS21 family transposase produces the protein QKLDKRNIQASCVLDFEPGEAAQVDFGTGPTITDVFTGEVLKTWIFVMTLCYSRHQYAELVLDQTVRTWLCSHRHAFEFFNGIPCKVIIDNPKCAITRACYYDPDVQRSYGDLAEAYGFLISPCPPRDPKKKGRVESGVKYIKRSFLPLREFRSLRDANEQLQRWVLEEAGNRIHGTTRQKPLSVFAETEKVFLKLLPDVAPEMAVWTHAKVHGNCHVQFEKAYYSAPFSLVHRKLWLKATEKTVKLYKDFELVAIHPRLYTPGRHATVDEHLPPEALAYKLQDPQWCLKQAELVGEHCHRLIRRLFSNRVLDNLRAAQGVIRLGKKYGTGRLEEACERALHFDNPRYRAVKTILEKGLDQVPFKEEPQPALASVYQASGRFIRKRSELQVH